From a single Micromonospora sp. WMMD1102 genomic region:
- a CDS encoding radical SAM protein, translating to MTTTPLPPVWSTQRQPTRRGVLWLGLRCDVRCKFCYDELVSSREKAWMPVGEATAALDKFRHFYGNEFVDFMGGEPTLHPQALDIVAHAARIGLRPTVITHGMHLAALDRARAYVEAGIHDFLVSIHGIGDTVAEIHGRGRDNFARQMAALDNLNTLGVPFRFNVTMIRDNLTELEAIADLAGEKGARVVNFLTFNPYFEWTAQPEIEFQARHSDIAPYLARAIDRCTAHGVEANVRYMPPCQLPGREAHVYTGYQLPYDPHEWDYNSWYDAGHEGPPSPQWYGEASQRQQQRHHYVHVPACGGCALQPVCDGFQAQYVARWGGDEAVPYAGPPITDPTHFIQGQRKLSYQQADPAGDGTAEPAAAKTHVGTHLPVGDDGRAGVKRVRATAP from the coding sequence ATGACTACGACCCCCTTGCCGCCCGTCTGGTCAACACAGCGGCAACCGACCCGGCGCGGCGTCCTGTGGTTGGGCTTGCGCTGCGACGTGCGGTGCAAGTTCTGCTACGACGAACTCGTGTCCAGCCGGGAGAAGGCGTGGATGCCAGTCGGTGAGGCCACCGCCGCGCTGGACAAGTTCCGCCACTTCTACGGCAACGAGTTCGTGGACTTCATGGGCGGTGAACCGACCCTGCATCCGCAGGCGTTGGACATCGTGGCGCACGCTGCTCGGATCGGGCTGCGCCCGACGGTCATCACCCACGGAATGCATCTGGCCGCCCTGGACCGCGCCCGCGCCTACGTTGAGGCGGGTATCCACGACTTCCTCGTGTCGATCCACGGTATCGGTGACACGGTGGCCGAGATCCACGGCCGGGGCCGGGACAACTTCGCCCGGCAGATGGCCGCATTGGACAACCTGAACACCCTCGGTGTGCCGTTCCGATTCAACGTGACCATGATTCGGGACAACCTCACCGAGCTGGAGGCCATCGCTGACCTCGCCGGGGAGAAGGGTGCCCGGGTGGTCAACTTCCTCACCTTCAACCCGTACTTCGAATGGACCGCGCAGCCGGAGATCGAGTTCCAGGCGCGGCACTCGGACATCGCCCCCTACCTGGCTAGGGCGATCGACCGGTGCACCGCCCACGGCGTCGAGGCGAACGTGCGGTACATGCCGCCGTGCCAGCTCCCCGGCCGCGAGGCGCACGTTTACACCGGCTACCAGCTCCCTTATGACCCGCACGAGTGGGACTACAACTCCTGGTACGACGCGGGCCATGAGGGGCCGCCGTCGCCGCAGTGGTACGGCGAGGCGTCCCAGCGTCAGCAGCAGCGTCACCATTACGTGCACGTGCCCGCCTGTGGCGGGTGCGCGTTACAGCCAGTGTGCGACGGCTTCCAAGCCCAGTACGTTGCCCGGTGGGGCGGAGACGAGGCCGTTCCCTACGCCGGACCACCGATCACGGATCCGACCCACTTCATCCAAGGGCAGCGCAAGCTCAGCTACCAGCAGGCCGACCCGGCCGGCGACGGCACAGCGGAGCCGGCGGCAGCGAAGACACACGTTGGCACGCACCTCCCGGTCGGCGATGACGGGCGCGCCGGGGTCAAGCGTGTTCGGGCCACGGCCCCATGA
- a CDS encoding glycosyltransferase translates to MAEPDLLASVVVAVCGDGRARRLLDSLTHQTIPPDAYEVWIVENGSAVLADVDGLGGVVRYLHLPVANMAAARNVGLAAARGRFLLMTDADCVARPDWIEKMTTGLASGRFGAVGGAIEKYEPRTWTQRHAITVVDGQTSLNYLPALHLPYVVGANSGFVTEYLRRAGGFDEELRSGNDVDACYKLGLAGHPIGLVPDAVILHEDRSGLAAHFRRFRGYAVYQVLLFAKYRRVSGKRFVFDTYPWRRAGRALTAVPGALRALARGDGGPASRAALQLVEAAGVLVGELHGAIRFRQLYL, encoded by the coding sequence GTGGCTGAGCCGGACCTGCTGGCCTCGGTGGTCGTCGCGGTTTGCGGAGATGGCCGGGCTCGACGGCTGCTCGACTCCCTCACCCATCAGACGATCCCGCCAGATGCGTACGAGGTCTGGATTGTGGAGAACGGCAGCGCGGTCCTGGCGGATGTAGACGGGTTGGGCGGGGTGGTGCGGTATCTACATCTGCCCGTGGCGAACATGGCGGCGGCACGCAACGTCGGGCTAGCCGCCGCCAGGGGTCGGTTTCTGCTCATGACCGACGCGGATTGTGTGGCTCGCCCTGACTGGATCGAGAAGATGACCACGGGACTCGCCAGCGGTCGGTTCGGGGCAGTCGGTGGCGCTATCGAGAAGTACGAGCCGCGGACGTGGACTCAGCGGCACGCGATCACCGTGGTCGACGGGCAGACCTCGTTGAACTATCTCCCCGCTCTACATCTGCCGTACGTCGTTGGGGCGAACTCCGGCTTCGTCACCGAGTACCTGCGCCGGGCGGGTGGCTTCGATGAGGAACTGCGGTCGGGCAACGACGTGGACGCCTGCTACAAACTCGGTCTCGCCGGGCATCCGATCGGGCTGGTACCCGATGCGGTGATCTTGCATGAGGACCGGTCCGGGCTGGCCGCTCACTTCCGCCGGTTCCGGGGCTACGCCGTCTATCAGGTGTTGCTGTTCGCCAAGTACAGGCGGGTGTCGGGCAAACGGTTCGTGTTCGACACGTACCCATGGCGGCGCGCTGGACGGGCGCTGACGGCCGTTCCCGGGGCGCTGCGGGCGTTGGCCAGGGGCGACGGCGGACCGGCGTCGCGGGCCGCCCTGCAACTCGTGGAAGCGGCCGGCGTGCTCGTCGGCGAGCTGCACGGCGCTATCCGATTCCGCCAGCTCTACCTATGA
- a CDS encoding radical SAM protein, with product MNAQVEPPPLAQFVLKPTVYCYHRCPYCDLRQDYYQGMVTEKKQALRLLPSNGSTRIPNPGHMPLDLALRSIDEAAALGMKEFQLSGGDPLLYPHLVEIIQAAKRHPGVFVFMNSVGTGVTVEKAREIIDAGLGAWNFSVDTLDPAKYAKLRGVRNALPTIMKAIDTVRRAGADFPEFRMNYMTVITRDNFRDIPELVAHCVDTGIASIYLMNVYGDTTGKSLLTEPEIREFRNETVPAIMAILQERKTAEIVQANAVQVLATFFSRENPDSNYAQGIYWPDMASVRKACTVPNYYALAEPDGRVLPCCLVEISHEGEVGNITDRPLSDVWTGQEFERFRRDRISFCQQCSAPRHMTLGLVPSMCRQFRG from the coding sequence ATGAATGCGCAGGTCGAACCGCCCCCTCTCGCTCAGTTCGTCCTCAAGCCGACGGTCTACTGCTATCACCGCTGCCCGTACTGCGATCTTCGGCAGGACTACTACCAGGGCATGGTCACGGAAAAGAAGCAAGCGCTGCGGCTGCTGCCCAGCAACGGGTCGACCCGAATCCCGAATCCGGGACACATGCCGCTGGACCTGGCGCTACGCAGCATCGATGAGGCGGCGGCGCTGGGCATGAAGGAGTTCCAACTGTCCGGCGGCGACCCGCTGCTGTATCCCCATCTGGTCGAGATCATCCAAGCGGCGAAACGGCACCCGGGGGTGTTCGTGTTCATGAACTCGGTAGGCACCGGTGTGACGGTCGAGAAGGCACGGGAGATCATTGACGCCGGACTCGGGGCGTGGAACTTTTCGGTGGACACCCTGGACCCGGCGAAGTACGCCAAGCTTCGCGGGGTCCGCAACGCCCTACCGACGATCATGAAGGCGATCGACACGGTTCGGCGGGCGGGGGCCGACTTCCCGGAGTTCCGGATGAACTACATGACCGTGATCACCCGCGACAACTTCCGGGACATCCCGGAGCTAGTGGCGCACTGCGTGGACACGGGCATCGCCTCGATCTACCTGATGAATGTCTACGGCGACACCACGGGGAAGTCGCTGCTCACCGAACCGGAGATCCGCGAGTTCCGGAACGAGACGGTACCGGCAATCATGGCGATTTTGCAGGAGAGGAAGACCGCCGAAATCGTCCAGGCGAACGCCGTGCAGGTGTTGGCCACGTTCTTCTCCCGGGAGAACCCCGACTCCAACTACGCGCAGGGCATCTACTGGCCGGACATGGCCTCCGTGCGCAAAGCCTGCACAGTGCCGAACTACTACGCGCTGGCCGAGCCGGACGGTCGGGTGCTGCCGTGCTGCCTGGTGGAGATCTCGCACGAGGGCGAGGTCGGCAACATCACGGACCGGCCGCTGAGCGACGTATGGACCGGCCAGGAGTTCGAGCGGTTTCGCCGTGACCGGATCTCGTTCTGCCAGCAGTGTTCGGCGCCTCGGCACATGACCTTGGGGCTGGTTCCGTCGATGTGTCGGCAGTTCCGTGGCTGA